In Halobacterium noricense, the genomic stretch GCGTCTGTGTACCGAGATTATCCGAGGGCGGGATCTCTCGGTTCGTTTTCGAACGTGTGTGAATACCGTGCACGAACTGGGTCGAACCGGCGATCGGCGGGGGAGATCGTGGTTTCAAGCCCGCTTGTCGAGTATCACGTCCCACGATGTTCGAGGCGACGCCGCAGGACTGGGTCGGTGCCTGGAGCGAGAAGCGCGCCGCGCTGACCGCGGAGCGGGTCGGACTGGTCGACCACGCCACGGGCGAGCGGTACACCTACACGGACCTGGACGCGTGGGCGAACAGGTTCGCGCGTCTCTTTTTGTCGAGCGGGCGGGCGGCTCTGCCGACCGCCGCGAAACGTGGCGGCAAAGCTGCCACGCGCGGCTCGACCTTTCAAAAGGCAACGTCGTCTCCGCTACTTTCGTCTGCTTATCCGAACACCACCCGACACGGGGCCTCAACCTTTTTCCCGGCAGCCGTTCGACTGGTGAGCATGGCGCACGAGGCGTACGTGCAGTTGGTCTGTCCTGAATGTCAAAAGCAGTGGGAGAGCACGCCGAGCGAGTTGCCCACCCACGACGAGAACTTCAGCTGTTCGAACTGTCACGCCACACGGCGGACGGCGGAGTTCATGCGAACCGACCGCGACCTCGAAAACTTGAAACAGCTCCAGTAACCCTTCTAGACGACCGACCGGGCGCCACACGCTTCGCAGTGGAGGCGTTCGGTGTCGTCCTCGATTTCGAGATTCGTGTCCGGCAGCCCGCACTCGGGGCACGTGACGTACGTGTCGACGTACTCGTCGAGCACGTCCTCGACGCGGCGCTGACGGAACCCGCCAGTGAATCGGGCGCGCCCGTTCTCGTCGATCTGGGCGCTC encodes the following:
- a CDS encoding translation initiation factor IF-2 subunit beta — its product is MDYEEQLDRAMQEKPDVAGSESRFEVPEPNVREEGNVTVYENFQDTLDRLGREQDHVLKFIQNELGTSAQIDENGRARFTGGFRQRRVEDVLDEYVDTYVTCPECGLPDTNLEIEDDTERLHCEACGARSVV
- a CDS encoding DUF7836 family putative zinc-binding protein, with product MAHEAYVQLVCPECQKQWESTPSELPTHDENFSCSNCHATRRTAEFMRTDRDLENLKQLQ